In Chryseobacterium culicis, the following proteins share a genomic window:
- the trpS gene encoding tryptophan--tRNA ligase — translation MSRILTGIQATGTPHLGNLLGAIIPAIELSKQEGNESFLFIANLHTLTQIKDAQTLRQNTYEIAAAWLACGLDTEKTYFYRQSDIAETCELSWHLSCFFPYQRLTLAHSFKDKADRLQDVNAGLFTYPILMAADILLYDAEIVPVGKDQLQHLEIARDVASRFNNQMGEVLVLPQAELQQDTKYVPGTDGRKMSKSMGNIINIFLPEKELKKQVMSIESDSKSLEEPKDPATDKTFQIYELIATPEQTEELRAKYLAGNFGYGHAKKELLDLILVRFAKERETFAYYMSNLDELEAKLQQGAEKTRPIALETLKRVRTSLGF, via the coding sequence ATGTCAAGAATTCTTACCGGCATTCAAGCCACCGGAACACCCCATCTTGGAAATTTATTAGGGGCAATTATTCCTGCGATTGAACTATCCAAGCAGGAAGGAAATGAATCATTTTTATTTATTGCGAATCTTCATACGCTTACACAGATTAAAGATGCGCAGACTTTAAGACAAAATACCTACGAGATTGCTGCGGCTTGGCTTGCTTGTGGATTAGATACTGAAAAAACATATTTCTACAGACAAAGTGATATCGCTGAAACCTGTGAACTTTCTTGGCATTTATCATGTTTTTTTCCTTATCAAAGATTAACATTGGCGCATTCATTTAAGGATAAGGCTGACAGGCTGCAGGATGTAAATGCAGGTCTGTTTACTTACCCAATTTTGATGGCTGCAGATATTTTGCTATATGATGCAGAGATTGTTCCTGTAGGAAAAGATCAGCTTCAGCATTTGGAAATTGCGAGAGATGTAGCTTCCCGATTTAACAACCAAATGGGTGAAGTTCTTGTTTTACCACAGGCCGAACTTCAGCAGGACACGAAATATGTTCCGGGAACTGATGGACGTAAAATGTCTAAATCAATGGGAAATATTATCAATATTTTCTTACCTGAAAAAGAGCTGAAAAAACAAGTGATGAGCATTGAGTCGGATTCTAAATCACTGGAGGAGCCTAAAGATCCTGCAACGGATAAAACCTTCCAGATCTATGAATTGATTGCAACGCCTGAACAAACTGAGGAATTAAGAGCAAAATATCTTGCCGGAAACTTCGGATACGGACATGCTAAAAAAGAGTTGCTGGATCTTATCCTGGTACGTTTTGCCAAAGAAAGAGAAACGTTTGCTTATTATATGAGCAATCTTGATGAATTGGAAGCAAAACTGCAGCAAGGTGCGGAGAAAACCAGACCTATTGCTCTGGAAACTCTTAAAAGAGTAAGAACAAGCTTAGGATTTTAA
- a CDS encoding response regulator transcription factor: MKILIVEDEPALKDTIQKFLEAEHFIVEYAENYSSGLEKIISYEYDCILLDIMLPDGNGIDLLKEIKKMHKKDPVIILSAKDSVDDKVTGLEIGADDYLAKPFHLAELMARIKSVIRRKNQDGENIIRYKNISINPENRTVKVGDEELVLNRKEYDLLYYFVIHPEKTLQKTTLAEAIWGDYIDQADSLDFIYSQIKNLRKKLKTLHAEADFQAVYGIGYKFI, translated from the coding sequence ATGAAGATTTTAATTGTAGAAGATGAGCCCGCACTGAAAGATACAATACAGAAGTTTCTGGAAGCAGAACATTTCATTGTAGAATATGCGGAAAATTACAGCAGCGGACTGGAGAAAATTATTTCGTATGAATACGACTGTATTTTGCTGGATATTATGCTGCCTGACGGAAACGGTATAGATCTTCTTAAAGAGATCAAAAAAATGCACAAGAAAGATCCGGTAATCATTCTTTCAGCCAAAGATTCTGTAGATGATAAAGTGACCGGACTGGAAATAGGGGCTGATGATTATCTTGCCAAGCCTTTCCACCTTGCAGAGCTGATGGCGAGAATCAAATCTGTCATCAGAAGAAAAAATCAGGATGGTGAGAATATTATCCGCTATAAAAATATAAGTATTAATCCGGAGAACAGAACGGTGAAAGTGGGTGATGAAGAGCTTGTCCTTAACCGTAAAGAATATGATCTTTTGTATTATTTTGTCATCCATCCGGAAAAAACCTTACAGAAAACAACTTTGGCTGAAGCAATCTGGGGAGATTATATCGATCAGGCAGACAGTCTGGATTTTATTTATTCCCAGATTAAAAATCTTCGTAAAAAATTAAAAACCCTTCATGCAGAAGCCGATTTCCAGGCTGTGTATGGAATAGGATATAAATTTATCTGA
- a CDS encoding sensor histidine kinase, with product MKTSLKYYTIKYLIMILLLIIAVWAGLFYAYILDEVHDNVDDGLRDRKIQIIKAVYLNPELLKNKEFGFNEFKINPIKAEEYQNKSRLYNKMYYMEYDDKDQPYRVLEADFIDQFKDHRRLVIRTSTVEEDELIYDLTTALIVLYILLVISIVAVNGYLLNKAMRPFYQILEKLKKYQFGIPFSQEKQNYKITEFEELNVEINEMIERNELVFYQQKQFIENASHELQTPLAIVINKIDLLIQNDDLDKKSMTFLTEVKNDLRRMVGLNKSLLMLSKIENSQFNRTSDVDFNGMVTQLVQNYEDFIAFKKVDVNIIEKGKFVADFNQDLADILLSNLLKNAVKYNNEEGTLNIIVENNRITFQNSGVSIPLDKSRIFNRFYKQGSDHTSTGLGLSIIKTIIRQYPGWDITYEFGDQMHYFILTKNNNNFNQ from the coding sequence ATGAAAACCTCATTAAAATATTACACCATAAAATACCTGATCATGATCCTGCTGTTGATTATCGCAGTATGGGCAGGGTTGTTTTATGCCTATATTCTGGATGAAGTGCATGATAATGTGGATGACGGGTTGAGGGATAGAAAGATTCAGATTATTAAAGCGGTGTATCTTAACCCTGAATTGTTGAAGAATAAGGAGTTTGGTTTTAATGAGTTTAAAATCAATCCGATTAAAGCCGAAGAGTATCAAAACAAAAGCAGGTTGTACAACAAGATGTACTACATGGAGTATGATGATAAAGACCAGCCTTACAGAGTGTTGGAAGCAGACTTTATCGATCAGTTCAAAGATCATAGACGGCTTGTCATAAGAACTTCAACCGTAGAAGAAGATGAGTTGATCTATGATCTTACAACAGCATTGATTGTGCTTTACATTCTTTTGGTTATAAGTATTGTAGCGGTTAATGGTTATCTGCTTAATAAAGCCATGAGACCTTTTTACCAGATTCTGGAGAAGCTTAAGAAATATCAGTTCGGAATTCCTTTTTCCCAGGAAAAACAGAATTACAAGATCACAGAATTTGAAGAATTAAATGTGGAAATCAATGAAATGATTGAGCGTAATGAACTTGTTTTTTATCAGCAGAAACAGTTTATTGAAAATGCTTCCCATGAACTTCAGACACCTTTGGCTATTGTGATTAATAAAATTGACCTTTTGATTCAGAATGATGATCTGGACAAAAAGAGTATGACCTTTCTTACTGAAGTTAAAAATGACCTGAGAAGAATGGTGGGGCTGAATAAATCTTTATTAATGCTTTCCAAAATTGAAAACAGCCAGTTTAATAGAACTTCAGATGTTGATTTTAACGGAATGGTTACCCAGCTCGTTCAGAATTATGAAGACTTTATTGCGTTTAAAAAAGTAGATGTCAATATTATTGAGAAAGGAAAATTTGTTGCAGACTTTAATCAGGATCTTGCGGATATTCTGTTGTCCAACCTTCTTAAGAATGCCGTTAAATATAACAATGAAGAAGGAACTTTAAATATTATTGTTGAAAATAACAGGATAACATTCCAAAACAGTGGAGTATCCATCCCTTTGGATAAATCCAGAATCTTTAACCGGTTTTATAAGCAGGGATCAGATCATACCTCTACCGGACTGGGGCTGTCTATCATCAAAACCATTATCAGACAATATCCGGGCTGGGATATTACTTATGAATTCGGGGATCAGATGCATTACTTTATCCTTACAAAGAATAATAACAACTTCAATCAATAG
- a CDS encoding vancomycin high temperature exclusion protein produces MKKIIKNIFKIFLLLFVAGIIFIAWANYSIKKDSEPFVSYNIADVPEAKAALLLGTGKLLSNGTPNAYFYNRIKAASDLYKSGKIQYIIVSGDNSTKDYNEPEDMQLALMQSGVPQDKIILDHAGFRTLDSVVRAKDIFSQTKLVIISQKFHNERAVFLARKNGMEAFGYNAADVNKYAGLKTNLREYFAKAKAYWDLLFGVEPKFGGEKIVIP; encoded by the coding sequence ATGAAAAAAATAATCAAAAATATTTTTAAAATTTTCCTGCTTCTTTTCGTGGCAGGAATTATTTTTATTGCCTGGGCGAATTACAGCATCAAAAAAGACAGCGAACCATTCGTTTCCTACAATATTGCTGATGTACCAGAAGCAAAAGCTGCACTCTTATTGGGAACCGGAAAGCTGTTGAGCAACGGAACCCCAAATGCTTATTTCTACAACAGAATTAAGGCGGCAAGCGATTTATATAAAAGCGGAAAAATACAGTACATTATCGTCAGTGGAGACAACAGCACCAAAGATTATAATGAACCTGAAGATATGCAGCTGGCATTAATGCAGAGCGGAGTTCCACAGGATAAAATCATTCTTGACCACGCCGGATTCAGAACACTGGATTCTGTGGTAAGAGCAAAAGATATTTTCAGCCAGACGAAACTGGTTATTATTTCTCAGAAATTCCACAATGAAAGAGCCGTTTTTCTGGCCAGAAAAAATGGGATGGAAGCCTTTGGGTATAATGCTGCTGATGTAAATAAATATGCAGGTTTAAAAACCAATTTGAGAGAGTATTTTGCGAAAGCCAAGGCATATTGGGATCTTCTTTTTGGAGTGGAACCGAAGTTTGGCGGGGAAAAAATTGTAATTCCTTAA
- a CDS encoding PepSY-like domain-containing protein: MVNWNLINSNGRKISSAQIRKNIVSFMTRNYPCSIIDSIERKYSAYKIHLMNGLCLVFDADGRFVK, encoded by the coding sequence ATGGTCAACTGGAATTTAATAAACAGCAACGGAAGAAAGATTTCTTCTGCTCAGATTAGAAAAAATATAGTTTCATTTATGACAAGAAATTATCCTTGCAGCATCATTGATTCTATTGAACGAAAATATAGCGCTTATAAAATTCATCTGATGAATGGCTTGTGTCTCGTGTTTGATGCAGACGGGCGATTTGTTAAGTAA
- a CDS encoding PepSY-like domain-containing protein, with amino-acid sequence MKNVKKITGVLMILFLLIGGWVSAQDRAITANQLPKTAKNFLASHFKGIPVNSALEDREIYGVDEYKVYLTNGMKIEFDSSGNWKEVDGKHQKVPYGFIPASIRNYSSKNFPNTYIIKIEKKRWSYKAELSNGLELEFDRNGNFKKIDD; translated from the coding sequence ATGAAAAATGTAAAGAAAATCACCGGAGTATTAATGATCCTATTTTTATTAATTGGAGGTTGGGTTTCTGCTCAGGACAGAGCAATCACTGCGAATCAGTTACCGAAAACAGCTAAAAACTTTCTAGCTTCCCATTTTAAAGGAATCCCTGTAAACTCAGCATTAGAAGACAGAGAAATCTATGGAGTAGACGAATACAAAGTATATCTGACCAATGGAATGAAAATAGAGTTCGACAGCAGTGGAAACTGGAAAGAAGTAGATGGTAAACACCAGAAGGTTCCGTATGGTTTCATCCCTGCATCAATCAGAAATTACAGCAGCAAAAATTTCCCTAATACTTACATCATTAAGATTGAGAAGAAAAGATGGTCTTATAAAGCAGAACTTTCCAATGGATTGGAGCTTGAATTTGACAGAAATGGGAATTTTAAAAAAATCGATGATTAA